A window of the Fusarium poae strain DAOMC 252244 chromosome 3, whole genome shotgun sequence genome harbors these coding sequences:
- a CDS encoding hypothetical protein (SECRETED:SignalP(1-16)), whose product MKKSLLLALWSAGALASPCKPARDVTHKDYDVPTAPSTYFVPTTSAQDTTVETHIASGSDGDETISVPIRSTETFAGGSEGHTVELPQGSATFGSASPLETTVADGDISEASQDSEIPFVSETWTPNVPELTGGSGTTAVPTNRPSQPGQPGDDVTGSETTNVAGDFSTTLPVTNTATDIAGQPSEDATNTELSSNRSGLTDSVGATETDNIPGQSGDDSTKLSATGTETDAIDQPSGDVDNTVAASSNASSLADGVAATETVTHDSVETASPGANTETSVNGVVPTEGAPATAPTDDASSHVTGSAGITGGQPDATGDATDGTADVPATTRNPDFTETGLSGAPDETISPSGTDTETSTSGAGNTSQNIVATTGIAPEQSSEITPGNTNVNEKTTGSVTEDLPRPTDTGVPTEANDVSTSAMTGPETTVDPAEQTPTTTEETQDNGSNETTELGSDKTSAVKATTTEGDQPDETDVATQPASDNSDTTTFEVSSSDSEVPSTAIGVTTTDAAATTDGENDNPSTTALNGNSSSKTLNPAPVTTTTAGDAPFPTVTDAPEGFSSSTVSGHPEWTSNTWITTTSGDSSEPTIIPVLVGCKKCGGSGSGIVLWNFPKTPDTWFKLPGLPKFTFPCIPPGCSTPPTTSESNSNDDDGDDEEDNEPSSTTCTDKATVTDCFVACTTYTGPAGASITPECSTTCTATHTGCSVTGTTTTSSAAACGPSGDSSCVICSNDDLEDTGSNSLDRRDNYLEKRAGRDIRSVGGCAAFAFSPAFPAYPGGETVLYKDATIISQNSPLNDIKRWWLTTQGSQCVPILRGNLDAATFIKDRTDPTGHGVASLDHVYEKSMLLDFFNEIIDPNGPPVKGMSTGGPRHKINCQDMESYGGATKNSKKRLLQKVYDTYPSGTLTVRKGKLTIKDAHYLEDFIGMNHWTNGIAKAFVADTGDVKKKGDEWSDARNDVTASTSKKDAERRIKGKFALLEKMAIGVEMFSAPEAIDSIIRQNQRIYARFTDMDNEAKGCMNDPAVKNGLWSFADKYKTFMQTRFNGQDPWSINNEVDGAKTKVIDKLKMDLVAAVNVRVNNAADWKSKIAEWNLKLASLDDPTRLWAIPEPAWVWTWIKKRDGEDSGLSCDRPIPSDTTTSEESTTFATSTKTSSEESSSEESTSFTEETSSTDEMITSTTEDSVQLTDFPTLTNAPPLSISTPDGSSCASTTTYTQCNLGTGNHGGACVANSQCASWVNTETTSTTPTPTPTMESPDPSQNIKHCYDEGPKVSHDSITVNAESFCNKVVSKNKDNGYYWSNDKLEEKLLPGGGGRGYHYKVLFEVKEGCLWKADFDECMRYMKVPIDSCDCSAKGNKQGGWVENNCITAKIDPNKGD is encoded by the exons ATGAAAAAGTCTTTACTCTTGGCTCTTTGGAGCGCAGGTGCTTTAGCCAGTCCCTGCAAACCAGCGAGAGACGTCACCCACAAAGATTATGATGTACCCACAGCCCCCTCAACATATTTCGTCCCTACAACGTCGGCCCAGGATACCACAGTGGAGACTCATATTGCAAGTGGTtctgatggtgatgagacCATCTCAGTGCCCATACGCTCCACTGAGACCTTCGCAGGGGGATCAGAAGGTCACACTGTCGAGCTACCTCAGGGCTCTGCAACCTTCGGTTCCGCCTCACCATTAGAAACCACAGTTGCAGATGGGGACATTTCAGAGGCCAGCCAGGATTCCGAAATCCCTTTCGTGTCTGAAACTTGGACACCTAATGTCCCTGAGCTTACTGGCGGCAGCGGTACAACCGCCGTTCCTACAAACCGTCCTAGTCAGCCGGGTCAGCctggtgatgatgttacTGGTAGTGAGACTACAAACGTTGCTGGTGATTTTTCCACGACACTACCAGTAACCAATACAGCTACTGATATCGCTGGCCAGCCATCTGAAGATGCAACCAACACTGAACTATCTTCAAATCGTTCTGGCTTGACGGATAGTGTTGGTGCTACCGAAACCGACAACATTCCTGGTCAGTCGGGTGATGATTCAACCAAACTATCAGCGACTGGAACTGAAACAGATGCTATCGACCAGCCTTCCGGTGATGTTGATAACACTGTGGCGGCTTCGTCAAATGCATCTAGCTTAGCTGATGGTGTTGCTGCCACTGAGACTGTTACCCATGATTCAGTTGAGACAGCTAGCCCTGGAGCCAATACTGAAACCTCTGTCAATGGGGTTGTTCCTACAGAGGGAGCCCCTGCAACTGCCCCAACTGATGACGCCTCCAGTCATGTTACTGGCTCTGCTGGTATCACCGGCGGACAACCTGATGCTACTGGAGACGCAACAGATGGTACAGCCGATGTGCCAGCTACCACACGGAACCCCGATTTCACCGAGACTGGATTATCAGGAGCACCTGATGAGACTATCTCTCCCTCTGGCACCGACACTGAGACCTCAACATCAGGTGCTGGCAATACTTCACAGAATATCGTTGCGACAACAGGCATAGCACCAGAACAATCTTCCGAGATTACTCCGGGCAACACCAATGTCAATGAAAAGACCACTGGGTCTGTGACTGAGGATTTGCCAAGGCCTACTGATACTGGAGTCCCAACTGAGGCAAATGACGTATCTACAAGTGCTATGACTGGCCCTGAGACAACAGTTGACCCTGCGGAGCAGACTCCAACCACCACAGAGGAGACCCAGGATAATGGTTCCAATGAGACCACTGAATTGGGATCTGATAAAACCTCTGCAGTTAAGGCTACTACCACAGAAGGTGACCAACCTGACGAGACGGATGTTGCCACCCAGCCCGCTAGTGATAACTCTGACACCACAACTTTTGAAGTCTCATCATCAGACAGTGAGGTACCCTCTACCGCCATCGGTGTTACTACAACTGATGCTGCTGCGACAACCGATGGGGAAAATGACAATCCTTCGACAACCGCTCTCAACGGGAACAGCTCATCCAAAACGTTGAACCCAGCGCCAGTCACAACAACTACCGCCGGAGACGCACCATTCCCGACAGTTACAGATGCTCCCGAGGGATTCTCTTCGTCAACTGTCAGCGGTCATCCTGAGTGGACATCCAACACTTGGATCACAACCACATCAGGCGACTCTTCTGAGCCAACTATTATTCCAGTTCTAGTTGGCTGCAAGAAGTGTGGCGGATCGGGCTCCGGCATCGTCCTTTGGAATTTTCCTAAGACGCCTGACACTTGGTTCAAGCTCCCAGGCCTCCCCAAGTTCACGTTCCCCTGCATTCCCCCAGGTTGTTCCACTCCTCCCACTACGTCTGAGAGTAACagcaatgatgatgatggcgatgatgaagaggataaCGAACCTTCTTCCACCACATGCACTGATAAGGCTACCGTGACAGACTGCTTTGTGGCCTGCACCACATATACAGGTCCTGCTGGGGCCTCGATCACACCTGAATGCTCAACAACCTGCACCGCTACGCATACTGGATGCAGCGTCACTGGGACAACTACCACCTCATCCGCCGCTGCATGTGGTCCTTCGGGAGACAGCTCTTGTGTGATATGCAGCAACGATGACCTCGAAGATACCGGTTCAAACTCCCTGGATCGACGTGACAATTATCTTGAGAAACGAGCAGGGCGAGACATACGGTCCGTGGGAGGGTGCGCCGCTTTTGCCTTTAGTCCTGCGTTCCCGGCGTACCCCGGCGGAGAGACTGTCCTGTACAAGGATGCGACCATCATCTCCCAAAATTCTCCACTAAATGATATCAAGAGATGGTGGCTCACGACACAGGGCAGTCAGTGTGTGCCAATTCTGAGGGGTAACCTGGATGCCGCTACTTTCATCAAGGATAGGACAGATCCCACAGGACATGGTGTAGCATCACTCGACCATGTTTACGAGAAGAGTATGCTGTTGGACTTTTTTAACGAGATCATCGATCCGAATGGCCCCCCTGTCAAGGGCATGTCTACTGGCGGCCCTCGCCATAAGATCAACTGCCAAGATATGGAGAGTTATGGTGGCGCTACGAAGAATAGCAAGAAGAGACTCCTTCAGAAGGTCTATGACACTTACCCATCTGGAACCCTTACCGTTCGCAAGGGTAAACTTACAATCAAGGACGCACATTACTTGGAGGATTTCATCGGTATGAATCACTGGACCAACGGAATTGCAAAG GCATTCGTTGCCGATACAGGCGACGTCAAGAAGAAAGGTGACGAATGGTCTGACGCCCGAAATGACGTTACAGCTTCAACATCCAAGAAAGACGCAGAAAGACGCATCAAAGGAAAGTTCGCATTGCTTGAGAAGATGGCGATAGGTGTCGAGATGTTTAGCGCACCTGAAGCGATTGACTCCATTATAAGACAGAACCAGCGAATCTATGCTAGATT TACGGATATGGATAACGAGGCCAAGGGCTGCATGAACGACCCTGCGGTGAAGAATGGCCTTTGGTCTTTTGCTGACAAGTATAAGACCTTTATGCAGACCAGATTCAACGGGCAGGATCCCTGGTCTATCAACAACGAGGTCGATGGTGCCAAGACAAAGGTCATCGacaagttgaagatggacTTGGTGGCAGCTGTTAACGTTCGGGTCAACAATGCTGCCGACTGGAAAAGCAAGATTGCTGAATGGAACCTGAAGCTCGCCAGCTTGGATGATCCTACCCGTCTATGGGCCATTCCAGAACCAGCCTGGGTTTGGACGTGGATAAAGAAGCGAGATGGCGAGGACTCTGGGCTTTCATGCGATCGTCCTATTCCATCGGATACTACCACATCTGAAGAGTCTACTACCTTTGCTACTTCTACCAAGACCAGCTCTGAGGAGTCTTCTTCCGAAGAGTCAACCTCTTTCACGGAGGAAACTTCTTCAACGGATGAGATGATCACTTCTACTACTGAAGATTCTGTTCAACTGACGGACTTTCCTACTCTCACCAACGCCCCACCGCTATCAATTTCGACACCTGATGGCAGCTCTTGCGCCTCAACAACCACTTATACTCAGTGTAACTTGGGTACTGGCAATCACGGTGGTGCCTGCGTCGCCAACTCGCAATGTGCGTCATGGGTCAACACCGAAACGACCAGCACGACACCCACACCCACACCAACCATGGAGTCTCCTGACCCGTCTCAGAACATCAAGCACTGCTACGACGAAGGGCCGAAAGTCAGCCACGACTCCATCACTGTGAATGCCGAGTCTTTCTGTAACAAGGTGGTctccaagaacaaggataaCGGGTACTACTGGTCCAACGATAAGCTCGAGGAAAAGCTGTTACCTGGAGGAGGCGGTCGAGGTTACCATTACAAAGTCCTGTTTGAGGTTAAGGAGGGATGCTTGTGGAAGGCCGACTTTGATGAGTGTATGAGGTACATGAAGGTCCCTATCGATTCTTGTGATTGCTCAGCCAAGGGGAATAAGCAGGGTGGATGGGTTGAGAATAATTGTATTACGGCCAAGATTGACCCGAACAAGGGTGATTAG
- a CDS encoding hypothetical protein (SECRETED:SignalP(1-19)~CAZy:GH16) produces the protein MLFKPSYLLFSLFSLGSVAWDAPNYGGFTKVWQDTFAGSGGTLPDTSRWNIITGYLNVNAELEVYTSSTRNVQRSGGETLQLVPWRDASVQNGWTSGRIESKYVFTPQAGKITRTEANIRFGTCSTNNKQGIWPAFWMLGNILRNGGSWPSCGEIDAMETVNGQLIGHGTVHCHVYPGGICNEGTGIGNTVGIPNQDWHTWRVEFNRAKSNWRDETITWFLDGQQFHQITGARINDQNVWNSLCHSPLYFILNVAVGGTWPGYPNGNTCDGYGSMMEVGYVAHYTN, from the exons ATGTTGTTCAAGCCTTCCTaccttcttttctctcttttttcgCTAGGCTCTGTCGCCTGGGATGCCCCCAACTATGGTGGCTTCACTAAAGTCTGGCAGGACACCTTTGCAGGCTCAGGCGGCACTCTCCCCGACACAAGCAGATGGAATATCATAACCGGATACCTCAACGTTAATGCCGAACTGGAGGTCTATACTTCTTCAACTCGCAACGTACAACGAAGCGGCGGTGAAACTCTCCAGCTTGTGCCCTGGCGCGATGCTTCTGTCCAAAACGGCTGGACTTCTGGCCGTATTGAGAGCAAGTATGTCTTCACACCCCAGGCGGGCAAAATCACCCGGACCGAAGCCAATATTCGATTCGGTACCTGCTCTACCAACAACAAGCAAGGTATCTGGCCCGCCTTCTGGATGCTTGGTAATATCCTCCGCAACGGTGGTAGCTGGCCTTCTTGTGGTGAGATCGACGCGATGGAGACAGTCAATGGCCAACTCATCGGTCACGGAACAGTTCACTGCCATGTCTATCCCGGTGGTATCTGCAACGAAGGCACCGGTATCGGCAACACTGTTGGTATCCCGAATCAGGACTGGCATACCTGGAGAGTCGAGTTCAATCGGGCCAAGAGCAACTGGCGCGACGAGACCATTACATGGTTTTTGGATGGTCAGCAGTTCCACCAGATCACCGGTGCCAGAATCAACGACCAGAATGTCTGGAACTCTCTATGCCATAGCCCCTTGTATTTCATCCTCAACGTTGCTGTCGGTGGTACCTGG CCCGGATATCCCAATGGAAACACTTGCGATGGCTATGGAAGCATGATGGAAGTTGGATACGTTGCTCATTACACCAACTAA
- a CDS encoding hypothetical protein (BUSCO:47310at5125) gives MPPRKRSAPEAIEEAAPKRRSSRQAASKSQSQPEAAPATKAAPTKKSAKKQQDEPKQQKPDAEAIKTKKPAKKQESNQSRSRATSEDPDIDSIPTTNPDAPRHDGQWYWLMKAEPETRIENGVDVKFSIDDLRTKTEPEGWDGIRAYAARNNMRKMNAGDLAFFYASNCKEPGIVGIMEIVKEFSEDRSARKPSAPYYDPKSTKEKPIWDLVHVEFRKKFAVQIGLKELKELGKAGGPLETMQLMKQSRLSVSQVSGDEFKFLCELADKKAKDAGLEHEETKL, from the exons ATGCCGCCCCGAAAAAGAAGCGCCCCCGAGGCTATTGAAGAAGCTGCGCCAAAGCGAAGATCTTCGCGACAAGCAGCATCAAAAAGTCAATCACAACCTGAAGCGGCTCCAGCGACAAAGGCAGCTCCAACAAAGAAATCAGCAAAGAAACAGCAAGATGAGCCAAAGCAACAAAAACCGGATGCAGAAGCcataaagacaaagaaacCCGCCAAGAAACAAGAATCTAACCAATCTCGTTCACGCGCTACATCCGAAGATCCAGATATTGACTCCATCCCCACGACAAATCCCGATGCGCCTAGACATGATGGACAGTGGTACTGGCTCATGAAAGCCGAGCCTGAGACACGTATTGAGAACGGTGTCGATGTCAAGTTTTCGATTGATGATTTGCGGACAAAGACAGAACCTGAAGGATGGGATG GAATTCGAGCATATGCTG CGCGAAATAATATGAGGAAAATGAATGCGGGCGACCTCGCCTTCTTTTACGCCAGCAACTGCAAGGAACCCGGTATAGTCGGTATCATGGAAATCGTCAAGGAATTCTCCGAAGATC GATCTGCTCGCAAGCCAAGCGCTCCATACTACGATCCCAAATCGACCAAGGAGAAACCCATCTGGGACTTGGTGCATGTCGAGTTCCGCAAGAAGTTCGCTGTGCAGATTGGTCTCAAGGAGTTGAAAGAGCTGGGAAAGGCTGGTGGTCCGTTGGAGACGATGCAGTTGATGAAGCAGTCGAGGCTCAGTGTGAGTCAAGTCAGTGGTGATGAGTTTAAGTTTTTGTGTGAGCTGGCAGATAAGAAGGCGAAGGATGCGGGATTGGAGCACGAAGAGACCAAGCTGTGA
- a CDS encoding hypothetical protein (MEROPS:MER0066184), protein MTPEETQGFLKSLVAPLRNQIPTPLLHRPSEAGLEYEDVFFPSEDGTPLEAWYIPKPGSNKLIIANHPLRCTRSGYPAHLEPWKAFLGGSATGNDFELNFIPDLKILHDAGYNVLTYDMRNSGNSGQANGGITGTGRFESRDVVGSLNYVRSRDDTKNMTIGLFSRCLGGIATFFAMDRRPEVFKDVRCLLVPEPLSYRPFVEKALAMFGHDDRFEDVNDMIKMETSFTVDELSPIPVMKNVRVPTFIYSVREDILTKESDVQTMYDSLTVEDKKLHWVDGTVRMKGYTYFQENPEVFVDWLARHME, encoded by the coding sequence ATGACTCCCGAAGAAACACAAGGGTTCCTCAAAAGTCTTGTCGCTCCCCTACGCAATCAAATCCCCACTCCTCTCCTTCACCGTCCAAGTGAAGCAGGTCTTGAATATGAAGATGTATTCTTTCCTTCTGAAGACGGCACACCTCTTGAAGCATGGTATATCCCCAAGCCAGGCTCCAACAAGTTGATCATTGCCAATCATCCCCTCCGCTGCACTCGATCAGGCTACCCCGCTCATCTCGAGCCATGGAAGGCATTTCTCGGTGGTTCCGCCACGGGAAATGATTTTGAGCTCAACTTTATTCCTGACCTCAAGATCCTGCATGATGCTGGGTATAATGTTCTTACGTACGATATGCGAAACTCTGGAAATAGTGGACAAGCGAATGGTGGCATCACTGGCACTGGTCGTTTTGAATCAAGAGATGTGGTTGGGTCGTTGAACTATGTTCGCAGTCGAGACGACACCAAGAACATGACCATCGGGCTATTCAGTCGTTGTTTGGGAGGTATCGCTACATTTTTTGCCATGGACCGTCGACCAGAAGTTTTCAAGGATGTACGCTGTCTTCTTGTTCCTGAGCCTCTCTCGTACCGACCATTTGTCGAGAAGGCTCTTGCCATGTTTGGGCACGACGATCGGTTTGAAGACGTTAACGACATGATCAAGATGGAGACAAGCTTCACAGTTGATGAATTGTCGCCTATCCCAGTCATGAAGAATGTTCGTGTCCCGACGTTTATTTATTCAGTGCGCGAGGACATCTTGACGAAGGAGAGTGATGTACAGACTATGTATGATTCTCTCACTGTGGAGGATAAGAAGTTGCATTGGGTGGATGGGACGGTGCGGATGAAGGGGTATACCTATTTCCAAGAGAATCCGGAGGTGTTTGTAGATTGGCTAGCTCGCCATATGGAGTAG
- a CDS encoding hypothetical protein (SECRETED:SignalP(1-21)~MEROPS:MER0003669): MTGFTLRTALVAAVTFGSASAATKTPAGVIAIPLTRDEGLTAYFAKLQVGTPLQTQYLKIDTGSPRYSFLDPRNKVCQRDGDPCREYGTFNNETSSTSQYKGPYFADALGYVGRGDYLSDTVVFGGVSTKNMYFGYTSDYSFPDKLIGDVYTILGLSLECGNDFAGPECTWRSSSYALPELKNASTIDYMASSIYLGPDDKEAASALMLLGGAYDKAKIDGDLITVPMVNPFDIQLTSGQTNSVNVTSVEVFLSNDNNRTTETYGEKGVGVPVLMDTGVAGWYLTDKTMVPLYRAFGITEEPPFGQRYFTVDCKYADPERSDGYVSVEFGDHGKIEVPFHGLVSKFPDNTCGVFASSRGNTVAIFGDPFLRNVYSIFDQENLSLSMGHVKHTDEEDIVALPQGGFKPT, encoded by the exons ATGACTGGTTTCACTCTCCGCACTGCTCTTGTGGCAGCCGTCACTTTTGGCTCAGCTTCAGCCGCGACCAAGACGCCTGCTGGGGTCATCGCTATCCCACTAACTCGAGATGAAGGCTTGACCGCATATTTTGCCAAGCTACAGGTTGGCACGCCACTACAGACACAGTATCTCAAGATCGACACGGGCAGTCCACGATATTCTTTTTTGGACCCTCGCAATAAGGTTTGCCAAAGAGATGGAGATCCATGCCGCGAGTATGGCACTTTCAACAATGAAACGTCTTC CACATCCCAATACAAGGGTCCATATTTCGCAGACGCTTTGGGCTATGTCGGCCGTGGTGATTATTTGAGCGACACTGTTGtttttggtggtgtttcAACCAAGAACATGTACTTTGGCTACACATCCGACTACAGCTTTCCAGACAAACTTATTGGTGACGTTTATACAATTCTCG GCTTGTCGTTGGAATGTGGGAATGACTTTGCTGGTCCTGAATGCACCTGGAGATCATCCTCATACGCACTACCTGAGCTCAAGAACGCCTCTACAATTGACTACATGGCTTCCAGCATCTATCTTGGGCCGGATGACAAGGAGGCTGCCAGCGCCTTGATGCTCCTTGGTGGAGCTTACGACAAAGCGAAGATTGATGGCGATCTCATCACGGTGCCCATGGTTAACCCATTCGATATCCAGCTCACTAGCGGTCAAACCAACTCGGTCAACGTTACTTCTGTCGAGGTGTTTCTCAGCAACGACAATAATCGAACAACAGAGACGTATGGCGAAAAGGGAGTCGGCGTTCCTGTTCTGATGGACACGGGTGTTGCAGGCTGGTACCTCACCGACAAGACCATGGTTCCTCTTTACCGCGCTTTCGGTATCACCGAGGAGCCTCCTTTTGGTCAGAGATATTTTACCGTTGACTGCAAGTATGCTGACCCTGAGCGATCTGATGGTTATGTCTCTGTCGAGTTTGGCGATCATGGAAAGATTGAGGTCCCCTTCCATGGCTTGGTATCAAAGTTTCCAGACAATACCTGTGGAgtctttgcttcttctcgtGGCAACACTGTAGCCATCTTTGGCGACCCTTTCTTGCGTAACGTGTATAGCATTTTTGATCAGGAGAACTTATCTCTCTCAATGGGACATGTGAAGCACACGGATGAGGAGGATATTGTTGCTTTGCCTCAAGGAGGCTTCAAGCCAACCTAG
- a CDS encoding hypothetical protein (SECRETED:SignalP(1-16)), whose product MKLSLTILSLVALGSTLPVQQAKTESNERRGWFSTSERIGGIESHEHGRRGWFTTVYDKSGRPIAKKFLKI is encoded by the exons ATGAAGCTGTCTTTAACTATCCTGTCCCTTGTTGCCTTGGGATCCACCCTTCCTGTTCAACAG GCAAAGACTGAGTCAAATGAGCGTCGGGGGTGGTTTAGCACGTCTGAGAGAATAGGCGGCATTGAGTCCCATGAACATGGACGTCGGGGTTGGTTTACCACAGTTTACGACAAATCCGGTCGCCCGATTG CCAAGAAATTCCTCAAGATCTGA
- a CDS encoding hypothetical protein (SECRETED:SignalP(1-22)), whose amino-acid sequence MGPSWLVHLSLLGLSLVSPAVSKDECQPSTWKLSSALRVGDINCRMSQVAGPKADVNTCATMARKWDITIDKFYDLNPRLNGDCKNILPNIRYCVDGFPEPLRAYNGRCGPNHNNATCVGTDNQCCNKNTWVCGDTEDDCTLNCYEGLCY is encoded by the exons ATGGGTCCCTCATGGCTTGTTCATCTTTCTCTCCTAGGCCTATCCCTAGTCAGCCCGGCCGTCTCAAAAGACGAATGTCAACCTTCAACCTGGAAGCTCAGTTCTGCCTTGAGGGTAGGCGACATCAATTGTCGTATGAGCCAGGTAGCAGGACCCAAGGCCGATGTCAACACATGTGCCACCATGGCTAGGAAATGGGACATCACGATTGACAAGTTTTACGACTTGAACCCCAGACTCAACGGTGACTGCAAAAATATTCTACCCAATATACGATACTGCGTGGACGGAT TCCCTGAGCCACTTCGGGCTTATAATGGTCGATGCGGTCCTAACCATAACAATGCGACATGCGTGGGCACTGATAACCAATGCTGTAACAAGAACACCTGGGTTTGCGGTGACACAGA GGATGACTGCACTTTGAACTGCTACGAAGGACTTTGTTATTAA
- a CDS encoding hypothetical protein (TransMembrane:1 (o31-51i)) has protein sequence MTTNSFGSALPRFDFHQPPAPRFTARLARSLPTAALVTTAAAAYGLTYLVLRQQYTTAKAQHNRAVETLNEMKEQRNKTDEWVKNDALWWTAF, from the exons ATGACAACAAATTCATTCGGATCAGCTCTTCCCCGCTTTGACTTCCACCAACCCCCAGCTCCCAGATTCACAGCGAGACTGGCCCGCTCATTACCCACTGCAGCGCTCGTCACAACAGCAGCAG CTGCCTATGGCCTCACATATCTTGTCCTTAGACAACAATACACCACTGCAAAAGCTCAGCACAATCGGGCTGTGGAAACATTAAACGAAATGAAAGAGCAAAGGAATAAAACGGACGAGTGGGTCAAGAATGATGCATTATGGTGGACGGCATTTTGA